In Methanocella paludicola SANAE, the sequence GCGCCGATGCCCGTTTTGGATACGATGTCCTCGAGGCGGACGATGTCGCCTTCCGGCGACAGCCCTGAGGCGTCCAGCTTTGCCACGCCATCGGCCACTTTTCGCTCATCCCAGACTTTGAGCCGGTCCAGCACTTCCTTCAGCGGGATCTTCCTGTCGAAGAGGATGACGTTCTCCGTGATGCCCTTGAAGGCGTCGCACGAGGACCGCGTGCTGGCAAGCACTATCAGGTTGACGTCTTTTAGTTCGCCGAGCTTCGCCACCTTTCGCTTTAAATATTCGGCCGTCCAGAAGCCGGCGATCTCAACGTAGACCCTTGTGCCGTCCTTTTCCAGTAAAAAGTCGGGTATGTACAGGTAGCGTCCGGCTATGAGCGGCTCCGGCTCGCGGACAATGGTCCATCCCGTGCCGGCGTTCGCGAGCGAATCATAAAAACGCTCCTCGGGCTCACTATCGAATTCCAGGTCTTCATAAGTCCCCGCCGCGTCCCCGAAGAGATGCCCGTGCGCATGCTCGCTCATGCTGAACCGGTACAGCCGGGGGTTGCCATTGAAATCCTTACGCACGATGGATGCGTCCATTCCCCAGCCCGGCGAGGCGACGATGAACGGCAGCAGCTTTGCCAGGGAAGTGCCATACCGCTCAGTAGACTTAATGGCGGACAGCGGCCCGTCTATCGTGATGTCGAGCCTGCCCGTATCATACCCTGCCGTATACATGAGGCCCAGGCGCTTCACGGACCGCAGGACTTCCTTATGCTTCGCTGAAGCCTTGAACCTCATTTCCGTGGCCTTGAACAAGAGGGTCTGGGCCAGCGAAAGGTTGTATTCTTCTAATAGCGCCACTGGCTTCGGAGGGTTGAAGCGGCTGATGATCAGCTCGCTCTCCAGGTCGGCGAACATCGATGCCTCTGCGGCTTCCGGCGACAGGCCCAGCTTTTCGGCAGCGGCCGCTATCGCCTTTGACCGCACTTCGGGAGTCAGCGCAGGGGATTTTACCTGCGTAAAGACCTCCCGCCGGACCAGCTCAGGGGAACCGGCGCTATCAACGGTAAGAGTACACCGCCGCTCCAGCAGCGCCACAAGCCCCCGGACAAGGCGATAATCGAAGCCCTGGTCCTCCATCTCCGCCAGAATATCCTTCAGCTCGCCCAGCTTCTTTCCGGTATGGTCACTGAATGCCTGGATGATGTCCTCTGCGAGAGCCAGGCTATCGCCGTCAGCCTCGACGAATGCG encodes:
- a CDS encoding DUF790 family protein, which gives rise to MLSADLLKTRVKGDRIMPAFVEADGDSLALAEDIIQAFSDHTGKKLGELKDILAEMEDQGFDYRLVRGLVALLERRCTLTVDSAGSPELVRREVFTQVKSPALTPEVRSKAIAAAAEKLGLSPEAAEASMFADLESELIISRFNPPKPVALLEEYNLSLAQTLLFKATEMRFKASAKHKEVLRSVKRLGLMYTAGYDTGRLDITIDGPLSAIKSTERYGTSLAKLLPFIVASPGWGMDASIVRKDFNGNPRLYRFSMSEHAHGHLFGDAAGTYEDLEFDSEPEERFYDSLANAGTGWTIVREPEPLIAGRYLYIPDFLLEKDGTRVYVEIAGFWTAEYLKRKVAKLGELKDVNLIVLASTRSSCDAFKGITENVILFDRKIPLKEVLDRLKVWDERKVADGVAKLDASGLSPEGDIVRLEDIVSKTGIGADAVRRYIEERGVAGYTLAGDELLSDGLLRSIRTSLSAKMPYSQASAQIRSKSVTAVDPVLNILGYTVKWSGLDPENAVIYKAPQIR